In Bicyclus anynana chromosome 1, ilBicAnyn1.1, whole genome shotgun sequence, a single window of DNA contains:
- the LOC112053828 gene encoding fork head domain-containing protein FD4-like, which translates to MPRPTRESYGDQKPPFSYIALTAMAIWSSPERMLPLSEIYRFITDRFPYYRRNTQRWQNSLRHNLSFNDCFVKVPRRPDRPGKGAYWTLHPQAFDMFENGSLLRRRKRFKLHKGEKDSLNAELQALASFNRAFLARQASSAPSISGGMYAPAVTLCPRLSPEPEAPDTAAMLPAGPRPRRAFTIDALLEPEPRRSPSPQPALQHPHCPLPLPPAPYILAAQRYHAELLAGLQQSCLPPLWTWRDTSQFSHYTLNS; encoded by the coding sequence ATGCCACGGCCGACGCGCGAGTCCTACGGAGACCAGAAACCGCCTTTCTCCTACATAGCCCTGACTGCGATGGCGATTTGGAGCTCGCCCGAACGGATGCTCCCGCTGTCGGAAATATACCGCTTCATCACGGATCGCTTCCCATATTACCGGAGGAATACACAACGGTGGCAGAATTCGCTGCGTCACAATCTCTCCTTCAACGATTGCTTCGTGAAAGTTCCCCGTCGCCCCGACAGACCCGGCAAAGGAGCCTACTGGACGTTGCATCCGCAAGCGTTTGACATGTTTGAAAATGGGTCGCTGCTGCGGCGTAGAAAGCGCTTTAAGTTGCACAAAGGTGAAAAGGATAGCTTAAACGCGGAGCTACAAGCGCTGGCGAGCTTCAACAGAGCTTTCTTAGCGCGGCAGGCGAGCTCCGCGCCGAGCATCTCCGGCGGGATGTACGCGCCGGCCGTCACGCTGTGTCCTAGACTGAGCCCAGAGCCCGAGGCGCCGGACACGGCGGCCATGCTGCCGGCAGGTCCGAGACCGCGCCGGGCTTTCACGATAGACGCATTACTAGAACCAGAACCACGGAGATCGCCCTCTCCCCAGCCGGCACTCCAGCACCCTCACTGTCCCCTGCCGCTGCCGCCAGCGCCGTACATCTTGGCGGCGCAGCGGTACCACGCTGAGCTTCTAGCTGGACTGCAGCAGTCATGTTTACCGCCTCTCTGGACGTGGAGAGACACGAGTCAATTTTCACATTATACGCTTAATTCATGA